One Acropora palmata chromosome 2, jaAcrPala1.3, whole genome shotgun sequence genomic window carries:
- the LOC141873136 gene encoding radixin-like: MSLRFLRSNSKVMTCHVVLLDNSQFVTTFDQKIVLGKDLFDLVCQRVQVPTNKKQYFGLQYIDQEDGDLNWLNLDKALLTSRKSEPLVYQFAVKVFPKDPLKMEQGLQKQILLQIKGLLNRGKLSLPVEKHAEIDGLYVQAALGDFIAKRHKRGYLEDLLGLFYCPPTGINSEEHISEERYEIMVRDLHKRHRGMSREEAISAAIEVCKELPEYGAWKHYGGTDPSKGNEVVFCVSIYGIRICQLKSKFPETGEECHNFHWRDIISMVCDKEKFCLYLTDAAAADASGLTCRVFRFDKGLYSHKAAQRLLVDAENHQKFFFEDNPVRATVMRSLSVDVKTLNRMRSLRAGSVSFLRSKTGLSFRRGTST, from the coding sequence ATGTCACTACGATTTCTTCGGTCAAATTCAAAAGTTATGACTTGCCATGTGGTCCTTCTCGACAACTCTCAGTTTGTCACCACATTTGACCAAAAGATAGTGCTGGGGAAAGACTTGTTTGATTTAGTCTGTCAGCGCGTCCAGGTACCAACTAACAAGAAACAGTACTTTGGTCTACAGTACATAGATCAGGAAGATGGAGATCTAAATTGGCTGAATCTCGATAAAGCACTCCTTACCTCCCGCAAATCGGAGCCTTTGGTGTATCAATTTGCAGTGAAGGTGTTTCCGAAAGACCCTCTCAAAATGGAACAAGGCTTGCAAAAGCAGATACTTCTACAAATCAAAGGTCTCCTTAACAGAGGCAAGTTATCTCTCCCAGTCGAAAAACACGCCGAAATTGATGGCCTCTACGTACAAGCGGCTCTAGGGGATTTTATCGCCAAACGACACAAGCGAGGATACTTGGAGGATCTGCTTGGATTGTTCTATTGCCCGCCCACAGGTATCAATTCAGAGGAACACATTAGCGAAGAGCGTTATGAAATTATGGTACGGGATTTGCACAAGAGGCATCGCGGGATGTCCCGTGAGGAAGCCATTTCGGCTGCGATTGAAGTCTGCAAAGAGTTACCTGAATATGGCGCATGGAAGCATTATGGCGGAACGGACCCGTCCAAAGGAAATGAAGTTGTTTTCTGCGTTTCAATCTATGGAATTCGCATCTGCCAGCTGAAAAGCAAGTTCCCTGAAACCGGAGAAGAATGTCATAATTTCCACTGGCGTGACATTATTTCGATGGTCtgtgacaaagaaaaattttgtttgtaccTCACAGACGCTGCTGCTGCCGATGCAAGTGGTCTGACCTGTCGGGTCTTTCGCTTTGACAAAGGTTTATACAGCCACAAAGCTGCGCAGCGCCTGCTGGTAGACGCAGAAAATCACCAgaagtttttctttgaagacAACCCAGTAAGGGCGACGGTAATGAGAAGTCTTTCAGTGGATGTAAAAACTTTAAACAGGATGCGTTCACTTCGCGCTGGATCAGTTTCGTTTTTGCGGTCAAAAACTGGTCTTTCCTTTCGAAGAGGGACATCAACTTAG
- the LOC141873135 gene encoding protein 4.1-like, giving the protein MAAPTVQKQKSVKFLPPTRKSLWKLECQVVLLDNSLFVEKFESKSTKGEELFESVCRRLSLSHGKECCGLQFVDAVDGELTWLDLDRQIRSQRKKPYTFQFAVKFYPSDANTFPKEVQDLLVLQIKDSLIRGKLVTPINEHSALDGFFAQAVLGNFKPKVHTRGYLEDLLGSFYAPPNGINCDAEMSEDEYERMVYALHRSHKGMTEIEAKREFLAIAQNIAFYGLSLHRGATDKNGNPVVLAISSRGILVYDIDCFGVIGNVTEIFRWHEIVTMVYQNRKFYVVIYSEERHDGGSFSYRFHGHFGHRAAERMLQDALGHQSFHYKPEKDIIRRSKSFGEVDSHLTSIGKIERADQKYATLKGKSRSSGRSLKRFTDSLRRKMPRRQKSEPLPNSTVSFAD; this is encoded by the coding sequence ATGGCGGCCCCGACTGTTCAGAAGCAAAAATCGGTAAAATTTCTGCCACCAACGAGAAAATCGCTTTGGAAACTTGAGTGTCAAGTAGTGCTTTTAGACAATtcactttttgttgaaaaatttgaaagtaagTCTACCAAAGGAGAAGAACTTTTCGAGAGTGTTTGCCGAAGGCTTAGTTTGTCGCATGGAAAAGAGTGTTGTGGTTTACAATTTGTCGATGCAGTTGATGGCGAATTGACTTGGTTGGATTTAGATAGACAGATACGGTCTCAGCGTAAGAAACCGTATACTTTTCAGTTTGCTGTGAAGTTCTATCCATCCGACGCGAATACTTTTCCCAAAGAGGTACAAGATCTGCTGGTGTTACAAATCAAAGATTCTCTGATCCGTGGCAAACTTGTGACCCCCATCAACGAACATTCTGCTCTGGATGGATTTTTCGCTCAAGcagttttaggcaatttcaaaCCCAAGGTCCACACACGTGGATATCTGGAGGATTTGCTTGGGTCGTTTTATGCTCCTCCTAACGGAATAAATTGCGATGCTGAGATGAGTGAAGATGAGTACGAAAGGATGGTTTACGCTCTGCATCGCTCGCACAAAGGTATGACTGAAATCGAAGCGAAACGTGAATTTTTGGCTATCGCACAAAATATTGCATTCTACGGCTTGTCATTGCATCGTGGAGCAACCGACAAAAATGGAAATCCAGTTGTATTGGCCATCAGTAGTCGTGGAATCCTTGTGTACGATATTGACTGTTTCGGTGTCATAGGAAATGTGACTGAGATTTTTCGCTGGCACGAAATTGTGACTATGGTATATCAAAACCGAAAGTTTTATGTTGTTATCTATTCTGAAGAGAGACACGATGGAGGAAGTTTCTCGTATCGATTCCATGGACACTTTGGCCACAGAGCCGCTGAAAGAATGCTCCAAGATGCCTTAGGCCATCAATCTTTCCATTACAAGCCGGAGAAGGACATTATACGCCGAAGCAAATCGTTCGGTGAAGTGGACTCTCATTTGACCTCCATTGGCAAAATTGAGAGGGCTGATCAAAAGTATGCGACcttgaaaggaaaaagtaGAAGTAGTGGGCGTTCCCTGAAAAGATTCACAGATTccttgagaagaaaaatgccacGAAGGCAGAAAAGTGAACCACTACCAAATTCCACCGTGAGTTTTGCTGATTAA
- the LOC141873547 gene encoding protein 4.1-like, producing MAAPTVQKQKSVKFLPPTRKSLWKLECQVVLLDNSLFVEKFESKSTKGEELFESVCRRLSLSHGKECCGLQFVDAVDGELTWLDLDRQIRSQRKKPYTFQFAVKFYPSDANTFPKEVQDLLVLQIKDSLIRGKLVTPINEHSALDGFFAQAVLGNFKPKVHTRGYLEDLLGSFYAPPNGINCDAEMSEDEYERMVYALHRSHKGMTEIEAKREFLAIAQNIAFYGLSLHRGATDKNGNPVVLAISSRGILVHDIDCFGVIGNVTEIFRWHEIVTMVYQNRKFYVVIYSEERHDGGSFSYRFHGHFGHRAAERMLQDALGHQSFHYKPEKDIIRRSKSFGEVDSHLTSIGKIERADQKYATLKGKSRSSGRSLKRFTDSLRRKMPRRQKSEPLPNSTVSFAD from the coding sequence ATGGCGGCCCCGACTGTTCAGAAGCAAAAATCGGTAAAATTTCTGCCACCAACGAGAAAATCGCTTTGGAAACTTGAGTGTCAAGTAGTGCTTTTAGACAATtcactttttgttgaaaaatttgaaagtaagTCTACCAAAGGAGAAGAACTTTTCGAGAGTGTTTGCCGAAGGCTTAGTTTGTCGCATGGAAAAGAGTGTTGTGGTTTACAATTTGTCGATGCAGTTGATGGCGAATTGACTTGGTTGGATTTAGATAGACAGATACGGTCTCAGCGTAAGAAACCGTATACTTTTCAGTTTGCTGTGAAGTTCTATCCATCCGACGCGAATACTTTTCCCAAAGAGGTACAAGATCTGCTGGTGTTACAAATCAAAGATTCTCTGATCCGTGGCAAACTTGTGACCCCCATCAACGAACATTCTGCTCTGGATGGATTTTTCGCTCAAGcagttttaggcaatttcaaaCCCAAGGTCCACACACGTGGATATCTGGAGGATTTGCTTGGGTCGTTTTATGCTCCTCCTAACGGAATAAATTGCGATGCTGAGATGAGTGAAGATGAGTACGAAAGGATGGTTTACGCTCTGCATCGCTCGCACAAAGGTATGACTGAAATCGAAGCGAAACGTGAATTTTTGGCTATCGCACAAAATATTGCATTCTACGGCTTGTCATTGCATCGTGGAGCAACCGACAAAAATGGAAATCCAGTTGTATTGGCCATCAGTAGTCGTGGAATCCTTGTGCACGATATTGACTGTTTCGGTGTCATAGGAAATGTGACTGAGATTTTTCGCTGGCACGAAATTGTGACTATGGTATATCAAAACCGAAAGTTTTATGTTGTTATCTATTCTGAAGAGAGACACGATGGAGGAAGTTTCTCGTATCGATTCCATGGACACTTTGGCCACAGAGCCGCTGAAAGAATGCTCCAAGATGCCTTAGGCCATCAATCTTTCCATTACAAGCCGGAGAAGGACATTATACGCCGAAGCAAATCGTTCGGTGAAGTGGACTCTCATTTGACCTCCATTGGCAAAATTGAGAGGGCTGATCAAAAGTATGCGACcttgaaaggaaaaagtaGAAGTAGTGGGCGTTCCCTGAAAAGATTCACAGATTccttgagaagaaaaatgccacGAAGGCAGAAAAGTGAACCACTACCAAATTCCACCGTGAGTTTTGCTGATTAA